From a region of the Bombus terrestris chromosome 8, iyBomTerr1.2, whole genome shotgun sequence genome:
- the LOC100644421 gene encoding uncharacterized protein LOC100644421 isoform X9, whose protein sequence is MGFSTQQSTSITVHNDVASVMSFSSNSGGVLGCSTEMQGDRRLGAKVDVVYNLLGMLGSTEGREDMSATLLSMSNSIDNCLIMRQSGCLPLLVQLIHAPGQDPETREKASRALHNIVYAKSDERAGRREARVLRFLEQLRDYCQTLRTSLETGQVPDDLERHPGPTIAALMKLSFDEAHRHAMCQLGGLHAVAELIEMDHMAHGSECDDQNCITLRRYAGMALTNLTFGDGNNKALLCSFREFMKALVSQLRSPSDDLRQVTASVLRNLSWRADTSSKQTLREVGAVTGLMKAAMEGRKESTLKSILSALWNLSAHCSTNKVDICAVDGALAFLVDMLSYKAPSKTLAIVENAGGILRNVSSHIAVREDYRAIVRERGCLQVLLQQLRSPSLTVVSNACGALWNLSARCPQDQRLLWDLGAVPMLRSLIHSKHKMISMGSSAALKNLLSARPGCNNLVHLDSTARGLGLPTLPTLVARRQRALEQEIDQSLAETCDNIEPSTSPTNKDDKFSFKVEHSFLGINTRTLRSYQLHNQPSTSNMKCNGVARSESRDSMRSITSTHSDTMFERVNRHVLNGLSPTDIQIKQQSSSLHSAVGFDSGMSSDAHSKTSSEKKYTLRYKNAIPDRLKSSDGFNGLVDLRSTNSTISWSSAPDQESACSQNLLHSSVEDNLPQSITSVLKTSSQSSISEETELNVCTKTEYVSTKPEIETSTSLSFVNNSSPAKDNINFGNVYNKTVLHQHSSLNTIQQAISPTVSYRTEGNLFSDYAETDLDQPTDYSLRYAERSLEDEEKPHSHYFPSNDQELIHEDTVKTYCTEGTPHGTSLNSSRAASASDLQEDSRQRSLLKKIQEQGKLQDTEELNLECTRMECTEVSSDKKRSQMLQYFETNIKDNNVEENDHTSMKSSLSVRTTITQVSSSNLQYAESDTIAPNSTENKPEKKYDTQNGMFEKNDKFDKSYPSNGVNSYVTSALKASNDSGCKEFELKGDTRNMPYILNINNSSECLDQVSDGDEDDEDLLTACINIGMQNNSCQLPNKMTWSEFSAYVYKGEWNEWGIRDEASQVHIVVHRAFKLDHSLVHKQKIAVDGRQPILMHTLSQTHDYRHRHSFIGNNFEKVPRNESNLARYQTSVALDQMECNSSVDSTMNSLDTKQSGSEEMVDPDICTDNVNDNSSNMNIVPDYSQSTAKFMQKVIETKIPVQQSNQVLQNELDKVRNTERGSLLGDDSLCNFSLPSNLRNSPILHETVVFNTEPTQQQYLSSIDTQSNEEMSSLIHNDLIDNDQNIDDDSAKWGNDKTSKTLKDKAMENSSMQQSYTKVTDSESSESIDSVEQSEHALLELCIQPGLTKTMDNIQLNKTTMNEIDSEFGERKISNFDESSKMYNDTCEIDGINKEKVDSKHKLAQKPADSTKYVEKEDVYRRQRDPDAMIASLDRLTATLVQQTEAIRERDSSAMKQSILSDTWNEDSPNDVSFPSISISAPIIASFKSDVPEEPGTITSECYETASSDNGHMTNSKIIQREAIKLAEAVDAEMNRQNELDTTSMTSMDLEAIKPPSSMGSLLSLTASYAGSGDCSESFVNRDRCNSTSLPPIQAKNISSTDSRSCRKKSLPLGVVAKRALSQTQSHTGSLENLLNECTGSHLESVKPPSMMDELPDVGDMENSMLSVASITSEVADSKDQDSQNLSGSDAVFDLLKPVANVLSMTCMRYAEAMQNSANNSLSEYLENINPPSLFNEVCEMDESTVEQATETICSDTLCIDAELHTEEAPHPVMIDRIDEAGDTDEAVTPISSEYCVTSSAESTPRKRLHRNLTPKQKRTLAKERYKTYTIAAELDKKEEERQENVVQEKIARGKISPFSKLTPKQRRQEDRARFQTQVLENPFPDMNQDQNNQQEVNATYEQENSEKTTGATSPVKSAIPTLSKLSACKTLIKKRAEQKKNRERYRTRTLNDSERIFRDTESNTTTNAVEDRLPDSTHTIESDEIQTMLEQNATIVLNTLNESNNTNETGEDGLLDCETISLVSNESESERNLRMRFVNGVSKRLIGSCVQQMDNVQEPEDAHKETIEIEEPRSQEDIRYTDNVETESEDESNNTEGPLRETKRPRIIKPGMVRDPSNDSNATDKSDPESPKAIRGRRKALYSNPITRKPTPQSSPLKQVNPVSGIPIGRSNTSPIVRATRATTLRQNNNSPGTATKESTKSNISPKMNPSSTDDKRTKILSVAAKRASVPQKGSSLTFTKSVKRHSTPPTCSSSNYQQETKTDVTIKPLERQGTFTKDEPEVKNAPTVESSSPSPIKTKIAKPIKGATSKVHPTTGKPKLTPKTHQAHQSKLSKGNASEKIQSSKALPLLVAPKRLPTGKTTATPKISVNNQNTAQIESGKVFRKVGPLGQRSNSNSSIVSNSSTGMQTRKLAKEATSKIASLWKKVEESKNKQRFEKPDTRQWLQPGNCANEMDTPSPVSNPPAFRLFRSSTFEGVPQENDNPESALYKSKLKRPLVMGVQPSKVKYRNSCDLSGMNANDAPCKIPVKSSDASTYKKDIVDVVDTSVVLRKSQHTESSTAEVDPMKRISRLGSFIRVDSPNAEGSAQTYVNGSGVRTPASAIVPPFNYNPKQDIPLQIAKVTPDETESKFRVTDCHSDIVTASTRVTTV, encoded by the exons ATGGGCTTTTCCACTCAACAAAGCACATCAATCACTGTACATAAC GACGTAGCCAGTGTGATGAGCTTTTCGTCGAATTCGGGCGGGGTCCTCGGCTGTTCTACGGAAATGCAAGGCGATCGAAGGCTAGGGGCGAAAGTGGACGTAGTGTACAATCTACTGGGAATGCTCGGTAGCACGGAGGGCCGAGAGGACATGAGTGCAACGTTGCTCTCTATGAGCAATTCGATAGACAATTGCCTCATAATGAGGCAATCAGGATGCCTTCCACTGTTGGTACAACTAATTCACGCTCCAGGACAAGATCCAGAAACCAGAGAAAAGGCATCTCGAGCTTTGCATAATATAGTGTATGCCAAAAGCGACGAGAGGGCTGGACGCCGGGAGGCGAGGGTTCTCCGGTTTCTAGAACAGTTACGGGACTATTGCCAGACTCTAAGAACATCCCTAGAAACGGGTCAGGTTCCCGATGACCTAGAGAGGCATCCCGGGCCAACGATAGCGGCATTGATGAAACTTTCCTTCGATGAAGCTCATCGTCACGCCATGTGCCAGCTCGGTGGACTTCATGCAGTTGCAGAGCTGATCGAGATGGATCATATGGCTCATGGAAGCGAATGCGACGATCAAAATTGCATCACATTGCGTAGATATGCCGGAATGGCTCTGACGAATCTGACATTCGGCGATGGAAACAATAAAGCATTGCTTTGTTCCTTCCGGGAGTTCATGAAGGCTCTGGTTTCGCAATTGAGAAGTCCAAGCGACGATCTCAGACAAGTCACAGCGTCTGTATTGAGAAATTTGTCGTGGCGAGCTGATACTAGTAGCAAGCAAACGTTGAGGGAAGTGGGAGCAGTAACTGGTTTGATGAAGGCTGCGATGGAGGGTAGGAAGGAATCAACTCTTAAGTCAATACTCTCTGCACTTTGGAACCTATCGGCACACTGTAGTACGAATAAAGTGGATATTTGTGCCGTAGATGGGGCACTGGCATTCCTCGTGGATATGTTGAGCTACAAAGCACCATCTAAAACTTTAGCCATTGTTGAAAACGCCGGTGGTATTTTGAGGAATGTATCTAGTCACATTGCTGTTAGAGAAGATTACCGAGCCATTGTAAGAGAGAGGGGATGTTTGCAAGTATTGTTACAACAATTGCGATCACCTAGTTTAACCGTCGTTAGTAACGCTTGTGGAGCTCTGTGGAATCTTTCTGCTCGATGTCCACAGGATCAGCGTCTGTTATGGGACCTGGGCGCAGTTCCAATGCTTCGTAGTCTAATTCACTCCAAGCACAAGATGATTTCAATGGGTTCAAGCGCAGCCTTGAAGAATTTACTGAGTGCCAGACCAGGCTGTAATAATCTCGTTCACTTAGACTCGACAGCACGCGGATTAGGACTTCCAACTCTACCAACTTTAGTTGCACGCAGACAAAGGGCTCTGGAGCAAGAAATAGATCAAAGCTTGGCTGAAACTTGCGATAACATCGAACCTAGCACATCTCCGACTAACAAAGACGATAAATTTTCGTTCAAGGTGGAACATAGCTTTTTGGGAATCAACACGCGAACTTTACGCTCCTATCAACTACATAATCAACCTAGCACATCCAATATGAAGTGCAACGGAGTCGCCAGAAGCGAGAGTAGAGACTCTATGCGCTCCATAACAAGCACCCATTCTGACACCATGTTTGAAAGGGTAAATCGACACGTATTGAATGGACTATCTCCTACTGATATTCAGATAAAACAACAGTCCTCGTCGCTACACTCCGCAGTCGGTTTCGACAGCGGAATGTCCAGTGACGCTCACTCGAAGACCTCTTCGGAGAAGAAGTATACGTTACGCTATAAAAACGCCATCCCGGATCGTTTGAAGTCGTCGGACGGTTTTAATGGCCTCGTCGACCTTAGAAGCACTAATTCTACCATTTCCTGGTCCTCGGCTCCGGATCAAGAATCCGCCTGTTCACAGAATTTGCTACACTCTTCCGTAGAAGACAACTTGCCACAAAGCATCACGTCTGTGCTAAAGACTAGTAGTCAATCCAGTATTTCTGAGGAAACGGAGTTGAACGTTTGCACAAAAACCGAGTACGTGAGCACGAAGCCTGAAATAGAAACCTCGACCTCGTTATCATTCGTTAACAACAGCTCTCCCGCGAAAGACAACATCAACTTTGGAAACGTCTACAACAAGACTGTTTTGCATCAGCACAGTTCGTTGAATACTATACAACAGGCTATTTCACCGACTGTCAGTTATCGAACAGAGGGAAATCTGTTCAGTGATTATGCCGAGACGGATTTGGATCAACCAACTGACTATAGTTTGCGTTATGCTGAACGAAGTCTGGAAGACGAAGAAAAACCACATTCTCACTATTTCCCGAGTAACGATCAAGAGCTTATCCACGAAGATACAGTAAAGACCTATTGCACAGAAGGAACTCCACATGGAACGTCTTTAAATTCTTCCAGAGCGGCATCGGCTTCTGACTTGCAAGAGGATAGTCGACAGAGAAGTTTATTGAAAAAGATTCAGGAACAAGGTAAACTGCAAGATACGGAGGAATTGAATTTAGAATGTACCAGAATGGAATGTACGGAAGTTTCGAGTGACAAGAAGAGAAGTCAAATGTTGCAGTACTTTGAAACGAATATCAAGGATAATAATGTTGAGGAAAATGATCACACTTCTATGAAAAGTTCATTGAG CGTAAGAACAACAATTACACAAGTATCCTCGAGCAACTTACAATATGCTGAGAGTGATACTATAGCGCCCAATTCTACAGAAAATAAACCAG AGAAAAAATACGATACACAGAATGGCATGTTTGAAAAAAacgataaatttgataaaagttATCCTAGCAACGGTGTTAATTCGTACGTGACTAGTGCATTGAAGGCTTCTAACGATTCAGGATGTAAGGAATTTGAACTAAAAGGAGATACCCGTAACATGccttatatattaaatataaacaacTCTTCCGAATGTTTAGATCAAGTCAGTGATGGCGATGAGGACGACGAAGATCTGCTTACAGCTTGCATTAATATTGGAATGCAAAATAATAG TTGCCAACTGCCGAATAAAATGACCTGGTCGGAATTTTCTGCTTATGTATACAAAGGAGAGTGGAACGAATGGGGTATCCGAGATGAAG CCTCGCAAGTACATATAGTTGTGCACAGGGCCTTTAAGCTCGACCATAGTCTTGTTCATAAACAGAAGATAGCAGTCGATGGCCGGCAACCAATACTGATGCATACACTGTCACAGACGCATGATTATAG ACATAGGCATTCGTTTAtaggaaataattttgaaaaagttCCACGAAATGAAAGCAATCTTGCCAGGTACCAAACAAGTGTTGCACTAGATCAAATGGAGTGCAATTCATCTGTCGATTCTACCATGAACAGTCTTGATACAAAACAATCTGGATCTGAAGAAATGGTAGATCCTGATATTTGCACTGATAACGTTAATGATAACTCATCGAATATGAATATTGTGCCAGATTATAGTCAAAGTACGGCCAAATTTATGCAAAAG GTGATAGAAACTAAAATTCCAGTGCAACAATCGAATCAAGTTTTGCAGAATGAGTTGGACAAAGTAAGAAACACGGAACGCGGTTCATTATTAGGCGATGATAGTCTGTGCAATTTCTCATTACCTTCGAACTTGAGGAATAGCCCGATACTACATGAAACAGTAGTGTTTAACACAGAACCTACACAGCAGCAATATCTATCTAGTATCGATACCCAATCGAACGAAGAAATGTCGTCTCTGATACATAATGACCTTATTGACAATGATCAAAATATAGATGATGATTCTGCTAAGTGGGGAAATGATAAAACATCAAAAACATTAAAAGACAAAGCGATGGAGAATTCGTCTATGCAACAATCTTATACTAAAGTAACAGATTCAGAGAGTAGCGAATCGATTGATTCTGTGGAACAATCAGAACACGCACTTTTAGAATTGTGTATACAACCTGGATTAACGAAAACTATGGATAATATTCAGCTAAACAAAACCACGATGAATGAAATCGACAGTGAATTTGGGGAACGAAAAATTAGTAATTTTGATGAAAGCAGTAAAATGTACAATGACACGTGTGAAATAGATGGcattaataaagaaaaagttGATTCAAAGCACAAACTGGCACAGAAACCTGCAGACTCAACGAAATATGTGGAGAAGGAAGATGTATATCGGCGTCAAAGGGATCCTGATGCTATGATTGCCTCGTTAGATCGCTTAACTGCGACTCTCGTGCAACAAACGGAAGCAATTCGAGAACGAGATTCAAGCGCAATGAAACAGAGCATATTGAGTGATACATGGAATGAAGATTCTCCTAATGATGTATCTTTTCCTAGCATAAGTATTAGTGCCCCTATAATCGCTTCATTTAAAAGCGATGTACCAGAAGAACCAGGAACAATCACCTCAGAGTGTTATGAAACAGCAAGTAGCGACAATGGGCACATGacaaattcaaaaattattcaaagagAAGCGATTAAATTGGCTGAAGCGGTGGATGCAGAAATGAATCGACAGAATGAACTAGATACAACCAGTATGACGTCCATGGATTTAGAAGCAATAAAACCACCTTCCTCGATGGGAAGCTTACTATCACTGACAGCTAGCTACGCAGGTTCAGGTGACTGTAGTGAGTCATTCGTTAATCGAGACAGATGTAATTCTACGTCCTTGCCTCCAATCCAGGCGAAGAATATATCTTCGACAGATTCTCGAAGCTGTCGTAAGAAATCTCTTCCTTTGGGTGTCGTAGCTAAAAGAGCTCTGAGTCAAACTCAGAGCCACACCGGTAGTCTCGAAAATTTGTTGAACGAATGTACTGGTTCGCACTTAGAAAGTGTCAAACCACCATCAATGATGGACGAGTTACCAGACGTTGGCGATATGGAAAATAGTATGTTAAGCGTGGCTAGTATTACATCAGAGGTTGCAGATTCTAAGGATCAAGACTCGCAGAACTTAAGTGGGAGCGACGCTGTTTTTGACTTACTAAAACCTGTCGCAAATGTGCTATCCATGACGTGCATGCGTTATGCCGAAGCTATGCAGAATAGTGCAAATAATAGTTTGAGTGAATATCTGGAGAACATCAATCCACCTTCGCTGTTCAATGAAGTGTGTGAAATGGATGAGTCAACAGTGGAACAAGCTACAGAAACTATATGCAGCGATACGTTGTGTATTGATGCGGAATTACATACCGAAGAAGCTCCACATCCTGTGATGATAGACAGAATCGACGAAGCAGGTGATACCGATGAGGCAGTTACACCAATTTCGTCTGAATACTGCGTTACTAGCTCGGCAGAGTCCACACCTAGGAAGCGATTACACAGAAATTTAACACCAAAGCAGAAAAGAACTTTGGCCAAGGAAAGATATAAGACGTATACTATAGCTGCGGAACtcgacaaaaaggaagaagaacgaCAGGAAAACGTAGTACAGGAGAAGATTGCACGGGGGAAAATTTCACCTTTTTCCAAATTGACACCTAAACAACGTAGACAAGAAGATAGAGCCAGGTTTCAAACACAGGTATTGGAAAATCCCTTCCCCGACATGAATCAAGATCAAAATAATCAACAGGAAGTTAATGCTACTTATGAACAAGAGAATTCTGAAAAGACAACGGGAGCAACGTCCCCGGTAAAATCTGCTATCCCCACATTGTCAAAACTATCCGCTTGTAAAACGTTGATTAAAAAGCGTGCTGAGCAAAAGAAGAACAGGGAAAGATATCGTACAAGAACTTTGAACGATTCAGAACGCATATTCAGAGATACAGAAAGTAATACTACTACAAACGCGGTAGAAGATAGATTACCAGATTCAACGCACACTATCGAATCGGATGAAATTCAAACCATGTTGGAACAGAATGCAACCATCGTGTTAAATACATTAAACGAATCAAATAACACAAATGAAACTGGCGAGGATGGGTTGCTAGATTGCGAGACTATTAGTTTAGTATCAAATGAATCAGAATCAGAACGGAACCTACGGATGCGGTTTGTCAACGGCGTTTCTAAAAGACTAATAGGTTCATGTGTTCAACAAATGGACAATGTACAAGAACCAGAGGACGCTCATAAGGAAACAATCGAGATCGAAGAACCCAGGTCGCAAGAAGACATCAGGTATACAGATAATGTGGAAACTGAGAGTGAGGATGAATCTAATAATACCGAGGGACCACTTAGAGAAACAAAAAGGCCCCGAATAATTAAACCAGGAATGGTGAGAGATCCCAGTAATGATTCTAACGCTACGGATAAATCAGACCCAGAAAGTCCAAAGGCCATTCGCGGAAGAAGAAAAGCTCTCTACTCAAATCCAATTACGCGAAAACCAACGCCACAATCATCTCCATTGAAACAGGTGAATCCTGTCAGTGGAATACCTATAGGTCGTAGCAACACTTCACCTATTGTAAGAGCAACTAGAGCTACCACGCTGAGACAAAATAACAATAGTCCAGGTACAGCGACGAAGGAATCAACAAAATCAAATATAAGTCCTAAAATGAATCCCAGTTCAACAGATGACAAACGAACGAAGATTTTATCGGTGGCTGCAAAAAGAGCATCAGTTCCACAGAAAGGATCGTCATTAACTTTCACAAAGTCCGTAAAGAGGCACAGCACACCTCCAACGTGTTCTTCCTCGAACTATCAACAAGAAACTAAGACGGACGTAACGATTAAGCCCTTGGAACGACAAGGAACATTTACCAAAGACGAACCAGAAGTGAAGAATGCGCCCACCGTAGAGTCTTCGTCACCTTCGCCGATAAAAACGAAAATCGCAAAACCCATTAAAGGTGCAACATCCAAGGTACATCCAACAACTGGGAAACCAAAACTTACGCCAAAGACACATCAAGCGCACCAATCAAAATTGTCAAAGGGAAACGCTTCAGAGAAAATTCAATCTTCGAAAGCATTACCATTACTGGTGGCTCCAAAACGATTACCTACAGGAAAAACAACTGCAACTCCAAAAATATCAGTCAATAATCAAAATACTGCACAAATAGAAAGCGGTAAAGTCTTTCGAAAGGTAGGTCCCCTTGGTCAGAGATCTAACAGTAATTCAAGTATTGTATCCAACTCCTCGACCGGAATGCAAACTAGAAAATTGGCAAAGGAAGCGACTAGTAAAATTGCAAGCCTTTGGAAAAAGGTAGAGGAGAGTAAAAATAAGCAACGGTTTGAGAAACCAGATACTAGGCAGTGGCTACAGCCTGGTAATTGTGCTAACGAGATGGATACCCCATCTCCAGTGAGCAATCCGCCAGCTTTTAGGTTGTTTCGTAGTTCCACGTTCGAAGGAGTGCCCCAAGAGAATGATAATCCCGAATCAGCTTTGTACAAATCGAAATTGAAGAGACCATTGGTAATGGGCGTACAACCTAGTAAAGTGAAATACAGAAACTCTTGTGACTTGAGCGGAATGAACGCAAACGACGCACCTTGCAAGATTCCTGTAAAGTCTAGTGACGCTTCTACGTACAAGAAAGACATCGTAGATGTAGTTGATACCTCGGTTGTTCTGCGAAAATCACAGCATACCGAATCCTCCACGGCAGAGGTAGATCCTATGAAACGAATATCACGTCTTGGTTCCTTTATAAGAGTAGACTCTCCGAATGCAGAAGGTTCTGCACAAACATACGTTAATGGGTCCGGTGTGCGTACACCCGCGTCCGCTATTGTCCCACCTTTTAATTACAACCCGAAGCAAGATATCCCTTTGCAAATAGCCAAAGTAACGCCGGATGAAACTGAAAGCAAATTCAGAGTGACAGATTGTCATAGCGACATAGTCACAGCTTCTACGAGAGTAACAACGGTATAG